A stretch of the Balnearium lithotrophicum genome encodes the following:
- a CDS encoding TIGR00725 family protein — MRVVSVIGDGRAPEGSSLYETAYQAGKLIAEKGYILVTGGLFGVMEGASKGAKEGGGITVGILPHYDTVSNPYVDIKIPTGLGHARNVLVVSSASSVVVAIGGSFGTLSEIGHALKLGKKVVAFRSWDLGEFKNYESPNEFINCLNSVL; from the coding sequence GTGAGAGTAGTTTCCGTTATAGGTGATGGGAGAGCTCCTGAGGGGAGCTCCCTTTACGAAACTGCCTACCAGGCAGGAAAGCTCATAGCGGAAAAGGGCTACATTCTCGTAACCGGCGGACTTTTTGGAGTTATGGAGGGAGCAAGTAAGGGAGCAAAGGAGGGAGGGGGCATAACTGTCGGAATACTTCCTCACTATGACACTGTTTCAAATCCCTATGTTGATATTAAAATTCCGACTGGATTGGGACATGCAAGAAACGTTTTAGTTGTTTCAAGTGCTTCATCTGTCGTTGTTGCTATTGGAGGAAGTTTTGGTACGCTGAGTGAAATAGGTCATGCATTAAAATTGGGAAAGAAAGTTGTTGCTTTCCGAAGTTGGGATTTGGGAGAGTTCAAAAACTATGAAAGTCCTAACGAATTTATTAATTGTCTTAACTCTGTTCTTTAA